One segment of bacterium DNA contains the following:
- the carA gene encoding glutamine-hydrolyzing carbamoyl-phosphate synthase small subunit, with amino-acid sequence MKGYLVIEDGTIYKGKTFGAEGERFGELIFNTSMTGYQEIIYDPSYKGQIVVMTYPLIGNYGVNSEDVESYKIHFEGFVVREKSKIYSNWRAEKSLDELFEENGIIGIEDVDTRKITEKIRDEGAMKAGIFTGERDLKEMIEKVKKSPSIVGVDLVKEVIKEKPYWWKKEGKYKVVVIDCGVKYNILRILSRFDLKVVVYPANTPYEEIEKEKPDGILISNGPGDPEPLKYVIENVSNLVEKYPVFGICLGHQILGQVFGGKTYKLKFGHHGANHPVKDLKTGKIYITVQNHGFCVDINTIKDPDIEITHINLNDHTLEGIEHKKLPVFSVQFHPENAPGPRDAEYLFEKFYEYIKNGKKN; translated from the coding sequence ATGAAGGGATATCTTGTTATTGAAGATGGAACAATTTATAAAGGTAAAACATTTGGAGCAGAAGGAGAAAGATTTGGAGAATTAATTTTTAATACAAGTATGACTGGATATCAGGAAATAATATATGACCCTTCCTATAAAGGACAGATTGTTGTTATGACATATCCCTTAATAGGAAATTATGGTGTTAACTCTGAAGATGTTGAATCTTATAAAATTCATTTTGAAGGTTTTGTTGTTAGAGAGAAAAGTAAAATCTATTCAAACTGGAGAGCAGAAAAATCACTGGATGAATTATTTGAGGAAAATGGAATAATAGGGATTGAAGATGTTGACACAAGAAAAATTACAGAAAAAATAAGGGATGAAGGAGCAATGAAGGCAGGGATATTTACAGGAGAGCGTGATTTGAAAGAAATGATTGAAAAGGTTAAAAAATCACCATCTATTGTCGGAGTTGATCTTGTAAAAGAAGTTATAAAAGAAAAGCCATACTGGTGGAAAAAAGAAGGAAAATATAAAGTAGTTGTTATTGACTGTGGAGTTAAATATAATATTTTGAGAATCCTTTCAAGATTTGATTTAAAAGTTGTTGTTTATCCTGCGAATACACCTTATGAAGAAATAGAAAAGGAAAAACCAGATGGAATTTTAATTTCAAATGGACCTGGAGATCCGGAGCCACTTAAATATGTAATTGAAAATGTAAGTAATCTGGTTGAGAAATATCCTGTATTTGGTATATGTCTTGGTCATCAAATTCTAGGCCAGGTTTTCGGCGGGAAAACATATAAATTAAAATTTGGCCATCATGGAGCAAATCACCCAGTAAAGGACTTAAAAACAGGAAAGATATATATAACAGTTCAAAATCACGGTTTTTGTGTAGATATAAATACAATTAAAGACCCAGATATAGAAATTACTCATATAAACTTAAATGACCATACGCTTGAAGGTATAGAACATAAAAAATTACCGGTATTTTCTGTTCAATTTCATCCTGAAAATGCACCTGGACCAAGGGATGCAGAATATCTCTTTGAAAAATTTTATGAATATATAAAAAATGGGAAAAAGAACTGA